A region from the Streptomyces sp. 3214.6 genome encodes:
- a CDS encoding ATP-binding protein, translating to MDRVVLVEERVRRAVAARRQTDPNPDDAFRGLYLTDDTVDRLLNTPPRPAAPDRTDAARHAEAETRADTAVPPTSLRRLTTGLGLTDLDVEILLIALLPDLDARFESFYGYLNDDVTRRRPSIGLALTLCGLSPADAAARARLGATAPLLCGGLLTVEDPDRPFLGRALRVPDRVAAHLLGDDTPDPRVADLLTPAPPVPGVGDAAPLARALAAEVPLAYLREDQGGAGPALAATALAGAGRPALALDLARLARDPAPADAVRTAVREARLTGAGLVCAPVDALDRDRERAALLRQLTDAPVPVVLVGHPPWDAAWSTRPPLLLRAPRVEPTARAALWQAAYGPAVPAGINVPNLLAPFLLTPEQITRAARSAAQNALLDGAELRPEHVRRGARAQNSAGLDLLARRIEPAVGWDDLVLPPDTLSQLRELTARARHRDRVLGEWGMRPGGARGRGVVALFAGDSGTGKTMSAEVIAADLGLDLYTVDLSTVIDKYVGETEKNLERIFSEAAGVNGVLLFDEADAIFGKRSEVKDAHDRYANVESAYLLQRMESFDGLAVLATNLRANLDDAFTRRLDLVVDFPVPDPTQRLALWHRCLAPLLPGAGDLDLPFCANSFELAGGNIRSIAVTAAYLTADAGSPLTMRQLIHAVQREYQKLGRLTLASEFGPYADLLVL from the coding sequence CTGGACCGGGTGGTCCTCGTCGAGGAACGCGTACGCCGCGCCGTCGCCGCCCGCAGACAGACCGACCCCAACCCCGACGACGCCTTCCGGGGCCTCTACCTCACCGACGACACCGTCGACCGCCTCCTGAACACCCCACCCCGTCCCGCCGCCCCCGACCGCACGGACGCCGCCCGGCACGCCGAGGCCGAGACGCGAGCCGACACCGCCGTCCCGCCCACCAGCCTGCGCCGCCTCACGACCGGCCTGGGCCTGACCGACCTCGACGTCGAGATCCTGCTCATCGCCCTCCTGCCCGATCTGGACGCCCGCTTCGAATCGTTCTACGGCTATCTCAACGACGACGTCACCCGGCGCCGCCCCTCCATCGGCCTGGCCCTGACACTGTGCGGACTGTCCCCGGCGGACGCCGCCGCCCGCGCCCGCCTCGGCGCCACCGCGCCCCTGCTCTGCGGCGGCCTGCTGACCGTCGAGGACCCGGACCGTCCGTTCCTCGGGCGCGCCCTGCGCGTACCGGACCGGGTCGCCGCGCACCTGCTCGGGGACGACACCCCCGACCCCCGGGTCGCCGACCTGCTGACCCCTGCCCCGCCCGTGCCCGGGGTGGGCGACGCCGCCCCGCTGGCCCGGGCCCTCGCGGCCGAGGTACCCCTGGCCTATCTGCGCGAGGACCAGGGCGGCGCCGGCCCGGCCCTCGCCGCGACCGCTCTCGCCGGCGCCGGGCGTCCCGCCCTTGCCCTGGACCTGGCCCGCCTCGCCCGCGACCCGGCCCCCGCGGACGCCGTGCGCACCGCCGTACGCGAAGCCCGGCTGACCGGCGCCGGTCTGGTCTGCGCCCCGGTCGACGCCCTGGACCGCGACCGCGAACGGGCCGCGCTGCTACGGCAGTTGACGGACGCCCCCGTCCCCGTCGTCCTCGTGGGGCACCCCCCGTGGGACGCCGCCTGGTCCACTCGACCCCCGTTGCTCCTGCGCGCCCCACGAGTCGAGCCGACCGCACGAGCCGCGCTGTGGCAGGCCGCGTACGGGCCCGCCGTGCCCGCCGGCATCAACGTCCCGAACCTGCTGGCGCCCTTCCTCCTCACCCCGGAGCAGATCACCCGGGCAGCCCGAAGCGCCGCCCAGAACGCGCTCCTGGACGGCGCCGAACTGCGCCCCGAGCATGTACGGCGCGGCGCCCGGGCCCAGAATTCCGCCGGACTCGACCTCCTCGCCCGCCGCATCGAACCCGCCGTCGGCTGGGACGACCTGGTCCTCCCTCCCGACACCCTCTCCCAGCTCCGCGAACTCACGGCCCGCGCCCGTCACCGCGACCGGGTCCTCGGCGAATGGGGGATGCGTCCCGGCGGCGCCCGTGGCCGAGGCGTCGTAGCCCTGTTCGCGGGCGACTCCGGCACCGGCAAGACCATGTCCGCCGAGGTCATCGCCGCCGACCTGGGCCTGGACCTCTACACCGTCGACCTGTCCACGGTCATCGACAAATACGTCGGCGAGACCGAGAAGAACCTCGAGCGCATCTTCTCCGAAGCGGCCGGCGTGAACGGCGTCCTCCTCTTCGACGAGGCCGACGCGATCTTCGGCAAGCGCTCCGAGGTCAAGGACGCCCACGACCGTTACGCCAACGTCGAGAGCGCCTACCTCCTCCAGCGCATGGAGTCATTCGACGGCCTCGCCGTCCTCGCCACCAACCTCCGCGCCAACCTCGACGACGCCTTCACCCGCCGCCTCGACCTCGTCGTCGACTTCCCCGTCCCCGACCCCACCCAGCGCCTCGCCCTCTGGCACCGCTGTCTGGCCCCCCTCCTGCCCGGGGCCGGTGACCTCGATCTCCCCTTCTGCGCGAACTCCTTCGAACTCGCCGGCGGCAACATCCGCTCCATCGCCGTCACCGCCGCCTACCTCACCGCCGACGCGGGCTCTCCGCTGAC
- a CDS encoding DUF4255 domain-containing protein, whose protein sequence is MIHEVDDALRALVRNDALSGTQVSVMFDAPTREWAAKVNAPTVNLYLYDIREDMRRRSRGLSNEYDDRGTVIARHRPPRYFKLSYLITAWTRRPEDEHRLLSSLLLCLLSSDAMPAEHMSGSLAELPLSVPMTIALPPPEDRAFADVWSALGGELKPSLDLVISLPLVGTGTVAAAPPVTEEGGLRLGLENTGHTDQGATGARGTDAADEPVARRPRPARSRRVRE, encoded by the coding sequence GTGATCCACGAGGTGGACGACGCACTGCGCGCTCTCGTACGCAACGACGCCCTGAGCGGCACCCAGGTCAGCGTCATGTTCGACGCGCCCACCCGCGAGTGGGCGGCCAAGGTCAACGCCCCCACCGTCAATCTGTACCTCTACGACATCCGGGAGGACATGCGCCGCCGCTCTCGCGGCCTGTCCAACGAGTACGACGACCGGGGCACCGTCATCGCCCGGCACCGCCCGCCCCGGTACTTCAAGCTGTCCTACCTGATCACCGCCTGGACCCGGCGCCCCGAGGACGAACACCGCTTGTTGTCGTCCCTCCTGCTGTGCCTGCTGAGCAGCGACGCCATGCCCGCCGAGCACATGAGCGGCTCACTGGCCGAGCTTCCCCTGTCGGTGCCGATGACGATCGCGCTGCCGCCCCCCGAGGACCGGGCGTTCGCGGACGTGTGGAGCGCGCTCGGCGGTGAGCTGAAGCCTTCCCTCGACCTCGTGATCAGCCTCCCCCTCGTCGGCACGGGCACCGTCGCGGCGGCGCCGCCGGTCACCGAGGAGGGCGGCCTGCGGCTCGGGTTGGAGAACACCGGCCACACCGACCAGGGCGCCACCGGAGCGCGGGGAACCGACGCGGCGGACGAGCCGGTGGCGCGCCGCCCGCGCCCGGCACGGTCCCGGCGCGTCCGCGAATGA